From Balearica regulorum gibbericeps isolate bBalReg1 chromosome 13, bBalReg1.pri, whole genome shotgun sequence, a single genomic window includes:
- the LOC142603644 gene encoding metallothionein-1 produces the protein MDSQDCPCATGGTCTCGDNCKCKNCKCTSCKKGCCSCCPAGCAKCAQGCVCKGPPSAKCSCCK, from the exons ATGGACTCCCAGGACTGCCCTTGCGCCACGG gtggcACCTGCACCTGCGGGGAcaactgcaaatgcaaaaaCTGCAAATGCACATCGTGCAAAAAAG gctgctgctcctgctgcccggCGGGATGCGCCAAGTGCGCGCAGGGCTGCGTCTGCAAGGGGCCCCCCTCCGCCAAGTGCAGCTGCTGCAAATAG